In the Pseudanabaena sp. PCC 7367 genome, one interval contains:
- a CDS encoding helix-turn-helix transcriptional regulator codes for MIVGYDFCLKFELNDLIDRDELVERLYESGCDDALIGTGREGKVGLDFIREAESAYAAISSAIADVKRVVPTATLIEAAPDLVSLTDVAEILGCSRQNARNLIVDSKSIAPLPVYDGTPSLWHLAEVLSWLKEKKNYAIDEATLEVAKITMGLNLARSWQKVDASISDRVKALVA; via the coding sequence ATGATAGTTGGGTATGATTTTTGTTTGAAATTTGAGCTGAATGATTTGATCGATCGTGATGAATTGGTTGAGCGCTTGTATGAAAGTGGCTGTGATGATGCCTTGATTGGTACAGGTAGGGAAGGAAAGGTTGGCCTAGATTTTATTCGGGAGGCTGAATCTGCCTATGCCGCAATTTCCAGTGCGATCGCTGATGTCAAAAGGGTTGTACCGACGGCAACGCTAATTGAAGCTGCGCCTGATTTGGTGAGCTTAACTGATGTGGCAGAAATCTTAGGTTGTTCGCGGCAAAACGCCAGAAACTTGATCGTAGATTCTAAATCGATCGCACCGTTGCCTGTTTATGATGGTACGCCTTCGCTCTGGCATCTGGCGGAAGTTCTAAGCTGGCTAAAGGAAAAGAAAAATTATGCGATCGATGAAGCAACGCTGGAGGTGGCAAAGATCACAATGGGGCTGAATTTAGCCCGTAGTTGGCAAAAGGTGGATGCAAGTATTTCTGATCGGGTTAAGGCGCTGGTTGCTTAG
- a CDS encoding BrnT family toxin — protein sequence MKFTWDENKALSNISKHDISFEEAKTVFEDLLYIDFYDPEHSIDEDRYIIVGQSKQGRLLIVAYAEREDSIRLISARRATRSEIKIYEQ from the coding sequence ATGAAGTTTACATGGGATGAGAATAAAGCTCTAAGCAATATATCAAAGCATGACATTTCATTTGAGGAAGCTAAAACCGTTTTTGAAGATCTCCTGTATATCGATTTCTACGATCCAGAGCATTCAATCGATGAAGATCGCTACATCATCGTTGGTCAATCGAAGCAAGGACGATTGCTAATCGTGGCTTATGCAGAGAGAGAAGATTCAATTAGACTTATCAGTGCAAGAAGGGCAACCCGATCGGAAATCAAAATCTATGAACAATAA
- a CDS encoding calcium-binding protein — protein sequence MFFDLSAGNDFVLLSPGDLAAFPAGVRAFDGNDTIRGSLDAESINGNAGNDSLIGNLGNDYLIGGRTDDFIDGEGGNDIVNGNRDQDEVRGGDGNDIVRGGQGNDSLYGDRGLDTLIGDLGSDTLIGGEGADLYVLRSDDTTTEINRAEIIVGFDVAESDVIGFDARIDRFSLVYDDSQDFSDFIGGNIDFNDTIIRFPGSDLILGIVRDVSAGDVVSRLGVVDDALLFGIG from the coding sequence ATGTTTTTTGATCTTTCGGCAGGTAATGATTTTGTCTTGCTCAGTCCTGGCGATCTGGCGGCATTTCCCGCTGGGGTGCGGGCATTTGACGGTAATGACACAATTCGTGGTTCCCTGGATGCAGAGAGCATTAATGGCAATGCGGGTAATGATAGCCTGATTGGTAATCTTGGCAATGATTATTTGATTGGTGGTCGCACCGATGATTTTATTGATGGTGAAGGCGGCAATGATATTGTCAATGGCAATCGTGACCAGGATGAGGTGCGCGGTGGCGATGGCAATGATATTGTGCGGGGTGGCCAGGGCAATGACTCGCTCTATGGCGATCGCGGTCTGGATACGTTAATTGGCGATCTGGGCTCAGATACGCTGATTGGTGGCGAGGGCGCTGATTTGTATGTGTTGCGATCGGATGATACTACCACTGAGATCAATCGCGCTGAGATCATTGTGGGGTTTGATGTGGCGGAAAGTGACGTAATTGGGTTTGATGCCCGGATCGATCGCTTCTCGCTGGTCTATGATGACTCGCAGGATTTCTCGGACTTTATTGGCGGCAACATTGATTTTAACGATACGATCATTCGCTTCCCTGGCTCAGATTTGATCCTGGGGATCGTGCGTGATGTCAGTGCTGGTGATGTGGTTTCGCGGCTGGGTGTGGTGGATGATGCGTTGCTGTTTGGGATCGGCTAA
- the rpsI gene encoding 30S ribosomal protein S9 translates to MQSGDQSNRVVYWGTGRRKRSVARVRVVPGSGNVTVNGKPGDLYLQFNPKYISGAKAPLEVLGLENDYDILVNAHGGGVTGQAEAIRMGVARALCELAPENRGPLKAEGYLTRDPRAKERKKYGLKKARKAPQFSKR, encoded by the coding sequence ATGCAAAGTGGCGATCAATCAAATCGAGTAGTTTATTGGGGCACAGGTCGCCGGAAAAGATCTGTAGCCAGAGTTAGAGTAGTGCCTGGTAGTGGTAACGTTACCGTGAACGGCAAGCCTGGCGATCTCTATCTGCAATTTAATCCCAAGTATATTAGTGGCGCAAAAGCCCCCCTAGAAGTTTTGGGCTTGGAAAATGATTACGACATTCTGGTTAATGCTCATGGTGGTGGTGTTACTGGCCAAGCGGAAGCGATCCGTATGGGTGTGGCCAGAGCCCTATGTGAACTTGCGCCTGAAAATCGTGGCCCCCTCAAAGCAGAAGGCTATCTCACCCGCGATCCACGCGCCAAGGAACGGAAGAAGTATGGTTTGAAGAAAGCCCGCAAAGCGCCTCAATTCTCAAAACGATAG
- the rplM gene encoding 50S ribosomal protein L13: protein MSTPTLDHNRTFVPKDVERNWYVVDAKGKRLGRLAVVIANILRGKNKPTYTPHADNGDFVIVLNADQVEVTGRKFTQKLYRRHSGRPGGMKEETFDKLIKRIPERIIEQAVKGMLPKNSLGRQLFRKLKVYKGDSHPHEAQQPQVLEVNTIPGGK from the coding sequence ATGAGTACACCCACGCTAGACCACAATCGCACCTTCGTTCCTAAAGATGTGGAGCGCAATTGGTATGTCGTAGATGCTAAGGGCAAACGCCTTGGTAGATTGGCGGTTGTGATCGCCAACATCCTGCGCGGCAAAAATAAACCCACCTACACCCCCCATGCCGACAATGGCGACTTTGTGATTGTGCTCAATGCCGATCAAGTAGAAGTGACCGGGCGTAAGTTCACTCAAAAGCTCTATCGTCGTCACTCTGGTCGTCCCGGTGGGATGAAAGAAGAAACCTTCGACAAGCTAATTAAGCGGATCCCAGAGCGAATTATTGAACAAGCTGTCAAAGGGATGCTACCGAAGAACTCCCTTGGTCGCCAGCTATTTAGAAAGCTCAAGGTTTATAAGGGCGACAGCCATCCCCATGAAGCTCAGCAACCTCAGGTTTTGGAAGTTAATACTATTCCTGGTGGTAAGTAG
- the truA gene encoding tRNA pseudouridine(38-40) synthase TruA, whose product MPKPKQRIALKIQYLGNGYNGWQRQTNEPSVQETIENLLTQVCGDKIVLHAAGRTDTGVHAAAQVAHFDTSSPIPAHKWAKVLSDRLPENILVRESVAVSPSWHARFSASWRRYRYVIYTAKLPNLFIQDYSWHFYRDRLDRDLIQQALAPMIGEQDLAAFQRAGSKRAHSRLNVHEAICWRDQDFIYIEVQASGFLYGMMRLLVGTLVDVGRSRLSVAEFTNIWQKRQRSAIKYAAPPQGLCLLQIGYPDNPFMATATEAIGDPNQRQMYLVPG is encoded by the coding sequence ATGCCCAAGCCTAAGCAGCGGATCGCCCTAAAAATCCAGTATCTAGGTAATGGTTACAATGGTTGGCAACGCCAGACTAATGAACCTAGTGTGCAGGAAACGATCGAAAATCTGCTAACTCAGGTTTGTGGTGACAAAATTGTGCTTCATGCCGCTGGCCGCACTGATACCGGAGTTCATGCCGCCGCCCAGGTAGCCCATTTTGACACCAGCAGCCCAATTCCAGCCCATAAGTGGGCTAAGGTTTTGAGCGATCGATTGCCTGAAAACATCCTGGTGCGCGAATCGGTGGCAGTTAGTCCCAGTTGGCATGCGCGATTCTCAGCTAGTTGGCGACGTTACCGCTATGTAATCTATACGGCGAAATTGCCCAATCTGTTTATTCAGGACTATAGCTGGCATTTCTACCGCGATCGGCTCGATCGGGATTTAATCCAGCAGGCTCTAGCACCAATGATTGGTGAGCAAGACTTAGCCGCCTTTCAAAGGGCAGGTTCTAAGCGAGCCCACTCCCGCCTCAATGTTCATGAAGCAATTTGCTGGCGCGACCAAGATTTTATTTACATCGAAGTGCAGGCAAGTGGCTTTTTATATGGTATGATGCGTCTTCTGGTGGGTACTTTGGTAGATGTTGGGCGATCGCGTTTGAGCGTTGCTGAATTTACCAATATCTGGCAAAAGCGGCAGCGCAGCGCCATTAAGTATGCAGCTCCACCACAAGGTCTTTGTTTGCTGCAGATTGGCTATCCAGACAACCCATTCATGGCAACCGCAACTGAGGCGATCGGTGATCCTAATCAGCGTCAGATGTATCTGGTGCCAGGATGA
- the rplQ gene encoding 50S ribosomal protein L17, with product MRHRCRTPELGRPADQRKALLRSLTTELIRHGQIKTTKARAKAVRTTVEKMITLAKDGSLHARRQVLSYLYDKQLVYNLFEQVPDRYGERSGGYTRIIRTVRRKGDNAEMAIIELV from the coding sequence ATGCGACATCGTTGCCGTACCCCCGAATTAGGAAGACCTGCTGACCAGCGTAAAGCCCTGTTGCGATCGCTGACCACGGAACTAATTCGTCATGGTCAAATTAAAACCACCAAGGCCAGAGCCAAAGCGGTAAGAACCACAGTTGAAAAGATGATCACCCTGGCTAAGGATGGTTCCCTCCATGCCCGTCGTCAGGTCTTGAGTTATCTCTATGACAAGCAGTTGGTTTACAACCTATTTGAGCAAGTGCCCGATCGCTATGGTGAGCGCAGTGGCGGCTATACCAGAATTATCCGTACCGTGCGGCGCAAGGGTGATAATGCCGAAATGGCGATCATCGAGTTGGTTTAA
- a CDS encoding DNA-directed RNA polymerase subunit alpha, which translates to MANFQVECVETYTGRDNGQYSRFVLEPLDRGQGITIGNALRRVLLSNLDGAAVTAVRIAGVNHEFMTIPGVREDVLDLMLNMKEIVLKSHTYDPQIGRLIVREPGNVTAADFVLPSEVEVINPDQYVATLSDGATLEMEFKIEIGKGYRAVDRSKDEISSIDFLQLDAVFMPVEKVRYTVEDMQIGGIAKDRLIMEISTNGSLTPQEALSQAASILVDLFMPLQEITLVQPKADEVTEENQNNQIHIEELQLSVRAYNCLKRAQINTVADLLEYTEEDLMEIKNFGQKSAEEVIDALKDHLGLTLPKEKPPKAV; encoded by the coding sequence ATGGCTAATTTCCAAGTAGAGTGCGTAGAAACATATACAGGCCGTGACAATGGGCAATATAGCCGCTTTGTATTAGAGCCGTTGGATCGTGGCCAAGGGATCACGATCGGTAATGCCCTGCGACGTGTTCTGTTGTCGAACCTTGATGGGGCAGCAGTCACAGCGGTGCGGATCGCTGGTGTGAACCATGAATTTATGACCATCCCTGGTGTGCGCGAGGATGTGTTGGACTTGATGTTGAACATGAAAGAAATCGTGCTCAAGTCCCACACCTATGACCCCCAGATTGGCCGCTTGATTGTCAGAGAGCCGGGTAATGTGACGGCGGCGGATTTTGTCTTGCCCTCTGAAGTGGAGGTAATTAATCCAGATCAGTATGTTGCCACCCTCTCTGATGGGGCCACCCTGGAGATGGAGTTCAAGATTGAAATTGGTAAAGGCTATCGCGCTGTCGATCGCAGCAAAGATGAGATCTCCTCGATCGACTTCTTGCAGCTCGATGCCGTGTTTATGCCAGTGGAAAAGGTACGCTATACCGTCGAAGACATGCAGATCGGCGGCATTGCCAAAGATCGCTTGATTATGGAAATCTCCACCAACGGTAGCCTTACCCCCCAAGAAGCACTTTCCCAAGCTGCTAGCATTCTGGTTGATCTATTCATGCCACTGCAGGAAATTACCCTGGTTCAGCCCAAGGCTGATGAAGTGACCGAAGAGAACCAGAATAACCAGATTCACATCGAAGAATTGCAGCTTTCGGTACGTGCTTATAATTGCCTCAAGCGCGCTCAAATTAACACCGTGGCTGATTTGTTGGAATATACCGAAGAAGACTTGATGGAGATCAAGAACTTTGGCCAGAAATCGGCAGAAGAAGTAATCGATGCGCTTAAGGATCATCTGGGGCTAACCCTCCCAAAAGAAAAGCCGCCCAAGGCAGTGTAG
- the rpsK gene encoding 30S ribosomal protein S11, whose product MARQTPRRGSTRKQKRNVPNGIAYIQSTFNNTIVTITDTAGDVISWASAGSSGFKGAKKGTPYAAQTASEGAARRAIDNGMRQVEVMVSGPGSGRETAVRALQGAGLEITLIRDITPIPHNGCRPPKRRRV is encoded by the coding sequence ATGGCTCGTCAAACACCCCGTCGCGGCAGTACCCGTAAGCAAAAGCGTAATGTACCCAATGGTATTGCCTATATTCAATCAACTTTTAACAATACGATCGTCACGATTACTGACACTGCCGGTGATGTAATCTCATGGGCTTCGGCTGGTTCCAGTGGTTTTAAGGGTGCCAAAAAAGGTACTCCCTATGCTGCTCAAACTGCCTCAGAAGGTGCGGCTCGTCGCGCGATCGACAATGGTATGCGTCAGGTAGAAGTAATGGTGTCCGGGCCAGGATCGGGTCGTGAAACAGCGGTGCGTGCCTTGCAAGGGGCAGGTCTTGAAATCACCTTGATTCGTGATATCACGCCTATTCCCCACAATGGCTGCCGCCCCCCCAAACGGCGACGGGTTTAG
- the rpsM gene encoding 30S ribosomal protein S13: MARIAGVDIPRDKRIEVALTYIYGIGLTSSRAILAATGINPDTRSKDLSDSEVTSLRQEVESNYQVEGDLRRLEGLSIKRLVDIGTYRGRRHRMGLPVRGQRTRTNARTRRGVRRTVAGKKKAPR; the protein is encoded by the coding sequence GTGGCTCGTATAGCAGGGGTTGATATTCCCCGCGATAAACGAATTGAGGTAGCCCTTACCTATATCTATGGGATTGGCCTGACCAGTTCACGCGCGATTTTGGCGGCAACTGGGATCAACCCAGATACCAGATCCAAGGATCTCAGCGATAGTGAGGTAACCTCTCTGCGTCAGGAAGTGGAAAGCAACTATCAGGTTGAAGGTGATCTACGCCGATTAGAAGGTCTGAGCATCAAGCGCCTAGTTGATATTGGTACCTATCGTGGCAGAAGGCATCGGATGGGATTACCAGTTCGGGGTCAACGGACTAGAACTAATGCCCGTACCCGCCGTGGCGTGCGTCGCACTGTGGCAGGTAAGAAGAAAGCGCCAAGGTAA
- a CDS encoding protein kinase domain-containing protein codes for MLGQILDGRYKVVKELAAGGFAQTYLAEDMRLPGHPNCVVKHFNPAISDPYFLKKSLELFKAEAETLQRLGQHDQIPRLYAYFEEEQEFYLVQEFVAGHPLSSELLPGGKLPEPRVIKLVLDVLEILAYVHSCGVIHRDIKPDNLIRRHVDGKLVLIDFGTVKQIQNQLLNSQAHRPVTMPIGTPGFMPSEQEQGNSCPNSDIYALGMLALQALTGMHPSQFKRQPNGDLDWRSYVSVASISAPLAQVVDQMIAYEQTQRYQTTDQVVTALANLSPSSAIAISQANPGSLSLSAKVNQSNPSNAIDLPSFWAQGHKIQNTLTKHWRFAGGVGALAIALISVFSFRAISADQSVSSIPSPYDQSSYDQSNQTNERSSNLDLDQNLDQNIEQNLDLLATDRQVETNPPADMDSDSYDRQNRQNPSSVKATDMNLTESANLPTEIPASGLDDGLDIAIASPSEPNLLASAPAKFTNNLNYDQLRQSLAQQDWQSADRHTYELLLKAAGRESHADGTYHPDELAALSCVDVVLIDELWDDASGGKLGFSAQKRIYEAADQDWQKMYAQLGWRTISGTWLVDTRYDREASRWEYVDGHLPDFQAPPDGHLPIPLREASRQSFDHNEQVILRCL; via the coding sequence ATGTTGGGACAAATATTAGACGGACGCTACAAGGTAGTTAAGGAACTTGCGGCGGGGGGCTTTGCACAAACTTATTTGGCGGAAGACATGCGGCTTCCTGGCCATCCCAATTGTGTAGTTAAGCATTTTAACCCAGCGATCAGCGATCCTTATTTTCTCAAAAAGTCACTGGAATTATTCAAGGCTGAAGCAGAAACATTGCAACGGCTTGGTCAGCATGACCAAATTCCCCGGCTCTATGCTTATTTTGAGGAAGAACAAGAATTTTATCTGGTGCAAGAGTTTGTGGCAGGCCACCCGCTTAGCAGTGAACTTTTGCCTGGCGGCAAGCTGCCTGAGCCCAGGGTAATCAAACTAGTTCTGGATGTGCTGGAAATTTTGGCCTATGTGCATAGCTGTGGTGTAATTCACCGGGATATCAAGCCAGATAATCTGATCCGTCGTCATGTTGATGGCAAGTTGGTTTTGATTGATTTTGGCACGGTCAAACAAATCCAGAACCAGTTATTAAATTCCCAGGCTCATCGCCCGGTGACAATGCCGATCGGTACGCCGGGGTTTATGCCCTCTGAACAAGAGCAGGGTAACTCTTGTCCTAATAGTGATATTTATGCGCTGGGAATGCTGGCGCTTCAGGCTCTCACGGGAATGCATCCCAGCCAGTTCAAACGGCAACCCAATGGCGACCTGGATTGGCGATCGTACGTTTCAGTTGCTTCGATCTCTGCCCCATTGGCACAAGTGGTTGACCAGATGATTGCCTATGAGCAAACCCAGCGCTATCAAACTACTGATCAAGTAGTCACCGCTTTGGCCAATCTCAGCCCTAGTTCTGCGATCGCCATTAGCCAAGCCAATCCCGGCTCACTCTCGTTATCGGCTAAAGTCAATCAGTCTAATCCCTCTAATGCCATAGATCTGCCCAGTTTTTGGGCGCAAGGGCACAAGATTCAAAATACATTAACCAAGCATTGGCGCTTTGCTGGTGGGGTAGGAGCCTTAGCGATCGCCTTGATCTCGGTATTCTCATTCAGGGCAATTTCTGCAGACCAATCTGTTTCAAGTATTCCTAGTCCTTATGATCAGAGTTCTTATGATCAGAGTAATCAGACCAATGAGCGCTCTAGCAACCTAGACCTTGATCAAAATCTTGATCAAAATATTGAACAAAACTTAGATTTGTTAGCAACCGATCGCCAGGTTGAAACAAACCCGCCAGCAGATATGGATAGTGATTCCTACGATCGCCAGAATCGCCAGAATCCTTCATCAGTTAAGGCTACAGATATGAATCTGACTGAATCAGCAAATTTACCGACCGAGATACCTGCTTCTGGGTTAGATGATGGGCTAGATATTGCGATCGCCTCGCCAAGTGAACCCAACTTGCTGGCTAGCGCTCCAGCCAAGTTCACCAACAATCTCAATTATGACCAACTGCGCCAGAGCCTGGCACAACAAGACTGGCAAAGTGCCGATCGCCATACCTATGAACTACTGCTGAAGGCGGCAGGCAGAGAATCCCATGCAGATGGCACCTACCATCCTGATGAATTAGCTGCCCTTTCCTGCGTGGATGTGGTGTTGATCGATGAGCTATGGGATGACGCTAGTGGTGGCAAACTGGGTTTCTCTGCCCAAAAACGCATTTATGAAGCGGCTGATCAAGACTGGCAAAAAATGTATGCCCAACTTGGTTGGCGTACCATTAGTGGCACTTGGCTGGTGGATACCCGCTACGATCGAGAAGCTAGTCGTTGGGAATATGTGGATGGCCATTTACCTGATTTCCAAGCCCCACCGGATGGTCATTTACCAATTCCACTGCGGGAAGCCAGTCGCCAAAGCTTTGATCACAATGAACAGGTTATTTTACGCTGTCTTTAG
- a CDS encoding mechanosensitive ion channel domain-containing protein — MFQGIQNFVEEFLDILKTPLFTLGNTDISITSFLLLCFYLVIIFILARTLRQFLRNRVLSRAGFDSSNREIVSAILSYGIGAIAAVMVLQTIGINIASLAVLAGGLGIGIGFGFQDVTKNFVSGVTILLERKLKVGDFVEFDGLEGYVREISIRSTIIRTLDRGDVVVPNSQLVENRVLNWSYDSFTARIRVPVGVDYSSDPVAVTEALLDSAYMEPAVLLNPAPKVFFRGFGDSALNFELRVWINRIDDRDPIISSLNFIIEYNLRQQGISIPFPQRDLWIKNPESLRNGASHKTELPALTPLNSEGQPVEPASRPLPLRDLLRRVAYFEHFSELELRELIEIGYRRRLHSGDVLFREGDPGDSFYIILSGLVEVFVQKLDKSLCELGVGEFFGELSLMLSIPRTASIRAIDETMVFVISHRGFEKLLHAHADLAENIVQELGKRKDELAERQDQLRAMGLVGADEDDKNPVEWVRKRLKRLFKLDLDTSTW, encoded by the coding sequence ATGTTCCAAGGCATCCAGAATTTCGTTGAAGAATTTTTAGACATCCTTAAAACGCCACTATTTACCCTTGGCAACACCGATATTTCGATCACCTCCTTTCTGCTGCTTTGCTTTTATTTAGTTATCATCTTCATTCTGGCGCGTACTCTGCGACAATTTTTGCGCAATCGGGTACTCAGTAGAGCAGGTTTTGATTCCAGCAATCGGGAAATTGTCTCGGCCATCCTTAGCTATGGCATTGGTGCGATCGCGGCGGTGATGGTACTGCAAACGATCGGTATTAATATTGCTTCCTTGGCAGTGCTGGCTGGTGGTTTGGGTATTGGTATTGGTTTTGGTTTCCAGGATGTAACCAAAAACTTTGTGAGTGGCGTAACAATTTTGCTAGAGCGCAAACTCAAGGTAGGTGATTTTGTGGAGTTTGATGGCCTAGAAGGCTATGTGCGGGAAATTTCAATCCGATCGACAATAATTCGCACCCTCGATCGCGGTGATGTGGTGGTTCCCAACAGCCAATTAGTAGAAAATCGGGTTCTAAACTGGAGCTATGACAGCTTTACCGCCAGGATTCGGGTGCCGGTGGGGGTAGACTACAGCAGCGATCCTGTGGCAGTAACCGAGGCGCTGCTTGATTCTGCCTACATGGAACCGGCGGTGTTGCTCAATCCTGCTCCCAAGGTGTTCTTTCGTGGTTTTGGTGATAGTGCCCTCAATTTTGAGCTGCGAGTTTGGATCAATCGAATCGACGATCGTGACCCGATTATTAGTTCTTTGAATTTTATTATTGAATATAATCTGCGCCAGCAAGGAATCTCGATTCCCTTCCCACAGCGCGATCTATGGATCAAGAACCCTGAATCTCTCCGCAATGGCGCTAGCCATAAAACCGAACTGCCTGCACTTACTCCCTTAAATAGTGAAGGACAGCCAGTTGAGCCAGCTTCGCGGCCATTACCATTGCGCGATCTACTGCGGCGGGTAGCCTATTTTGAGCATTTTTCTGAGTTGGAGCTGCGGGAGCTGATTGAAATTGGTTATCGGCGGCGATTGCATTCCGGTGATGTGCTTTTCCGCGAGGGCGATCCAGGCGATTCGTTTTATATTATTCTGTCTGGCCTGGTTGAAGTGTTTGTCCAAAAGCTCGATAAGTCTTTGTGTGAGTTGGGGGTGGGTGAATTTTTTGGTGAACTGTCGCTGATGCTGAGTATTCCGCGTACTGCCTCGATCCGGGCGATCGATGAAACGATGGTGTTTGTAATCAGTCATCGCGGCTTCGAGAAACTATTACATGCCCATGCTGATTTGGCCGAAAACATTGTCCAGGAGTTGGGTAAACGTAAAGATGAACTGGCCGAGCGTCAAGATCAATTACGGGCAATGGGTTTAGTGGGGGCAGATGAGGATGATAAAAATCCGGTGGAGTGGGTGCGCAAGCGGTTGAAGCGATTGTTTAAACTAGATCTAGATACCAGTACCTGGTAA
- the cobU gene encoding bifunctional adenosylcobinamide kinase/adenosylcobinamide-phosphate guanylyltransferase, protein MITLVIGAASSGKSEWAELLATRSPQPIIYIATGVSDPNDPQWQAKIQRHRERRPDSWNALEVPIDLAQAISDLQSTKPDNYLLIDSLGTWLANLLDRDEEQWAAIEQEFLATLQASKLEITLVAEEVGWGVVPAYELGRVFRDRLGKLSRKVGAISDRVFLVVGGHAIDIKKLGERLPFN, encoded by the coding sequence ATGATTACCCTAGTGATCGGTGCGGCAAGTTCTGGCAAAAGTGAGTGGGCGGAGTTGCTGGCAACCCGATCGCCCCAGCCGATTATTTATATCGCCACTGGGGTAAGCGATCCCAATGATCCACAATGGCAGGCCAAGATCCAACGCCATCGGGAACGTCGCCCAGATAGCTGGAATGCTTTGGAAGTACCGATCGATCTGGCACAGGCAATTAGCGATCTACAATCAACCAAGCCAGATAATTACTTGCTGATTGATTCGTTGGGTACATGGCTGGCAAATTTGCTCGATCGGGACGAGGAGCAGTGGGCAGCGATCGAACAGGAGTTTTTAGCAACTCTGCAAGCTTCTAAGCTAGAAATCACTCTGGTGGCAGAAGAGGTGGGCTGGGGCGTGGTTCCGGCCTACGAGTTGGGTAGGGTGTTCCGCGATCGGCTGGGGAAATTATCGCGCAAGGTGGGGGCAATCAGCGATCGGGTGTTTCTGGTGGTGGGTGGTCATGCGATCGATATTAAAAAGCTGGGGGAGCGATTGCCTTTTAATTAA
- a CDS encoding glycosyltransferase family 4 protein, translating to MDNSLLINLSFLIKNPTGLATYASNLYPRLQSLNPTLLTSQPIADFDLIKTPANITADHGTKGHLRRLLWTQFKLPGIYNRHHANLLFAPIPEAPLFSKCRYVTMAHDLIPLRFGRRFSRLKLYFQFYVPRVLWQAEHILCNSESTANEIMTYFDLPAFKITPTPLAYDAQNFRSLNIPTKNYFLYIGRHDAHKNVHGLIAAFAEFAKQSDHWEYELHIAGPQDDRYTNNLRMQVLELGAGLGQRIKFLDYVPYEDLPKLINQAIALVFPSFWEGFGLPALEAMACGTPVIASNVSALPEVTGDAAILIDPHKPMSIAAAMTRLVHEHYLRSELSRAGLERAKLFSWDKTARQTIEVLARYL from the coding sequence GTGGATAACTCTTTGCTAATTAACTTGTCGTTTTTGATTAAAAACCCAACTGGGTTGGCAACTTATGCTAGTAATCTTTATCCCCGGCTTCAATCCCTCAACCCGACTCTATTGACCTCTCAACCGATCGCTGACTTTGACTTAATCAAAACCCCAGCAAATATTACTGCCGATCACGGGACTAAAGGTCATCTGCGCCGATTGCTGTGGACTCAGTTTAAATTACCTGGCATTTATAATCGCCATCACGCTAACTTACTATTCGCGCCAATTCCCGAAGCGCCTTTGTTCTCAAAATGTCGTTATGTGACGATGGCGCATGACTTGATCCCGCTGCGGTTTGGGCGGCGGTTCTCGCGTTTGAAACTCTATTTCCAGTTTTATGTGCCGAGGGTGCTGTGGCAGGCAGAACATATTTTGTGTAACTCAGAGAGTACGGCCAATGAGATCATGACATATTTTGATCTCCCTGCTTTTAAGATCACGCCTACGCCCCTGGCCTATGATGCCCAAAATTTTCGATCGTTAAATATACCAACTAAAAACTATTTTCTATACATTGGTCGGCATGATGCCCACAAAAATGTGCATGGTTTGATTGCGGCGTTCGCCGAGTTTGCCAAGCAATCGGATCATTGGGAGTATGAGTTACATATTGCCGGCCCCCAGGACGATCGCTACACCAATAATCTGAGGATGCAGGTGCTAGAGTTGGGTGCAGGTCTGGGGCAGCGGATTAAGTTTTTAGATTATGTACCCTATGAAGATCTGCCTAAGCTGATTAATCAGGCGATCGCGCTGGTTTTTCCCAGCTTTTGGGAGGGGTTTGGTTTACCTGCCCTGGAGGCGATGGCTTGCGGTACGCCGGTAATTGCCTCGAATGTGTCGGCGTTGCCGGAGGTAACGGGGGATGCGGCGATTTTGATCGATCCCCATAAGCCTATGTCGATCGCGGCGGCGATGACCCGCTTGGTGCATGAGCATTACTTGCGATCGGAGCTAAGTCGGGCTGGCCTGGAGCGAGCGAAGTTGTTTAGTTGGGACAAGACGGCGAGGCAAACGATCGAGGTTCTTGCCAGGTATCTTTAA